The genomic segment TCGCCGTCACCAATTTTTATCTCCATAGAAAAATCTGCTCCTACATCAAAAGGGGGGTCAATATAGATCAACTTCAAGCCGCCCTGCGCTTCTATTTCTTTACGCAACGGGCCATTTTTTAGCGATGACAGAATGAGTTTGTTGTCTCCCCAAATTAGCTTATTCGTCCAGCCAGTTATTTGTCTGCCTGATGTATCAAATAGAGTATTCTGATTGCCAAACTTAGAATCACTTCTCGGCTCGTCTATCTGTTCTATAACCTGAAAAGGCAACACGACATTAGTCACCTCGTTGGTCTTGCCATTCCAAAGAAGCTCAACTTCACGATCGTCGTCGAATAACAAAAAACGATACTTCTCCGGAAGGGGCTTCCCAGCTTCCAAATATTTAATTACGTCTCTTTTCTCGTTGTCTGATAAGTTCATTCTCGTAGCTTTGCTTAAGCTTACATTTTTTTATAACTTCTTGAAAGTTTCAACTCTCCAAACAAAAACAGCCTAGATCGTAATCTAAGCTGTTTTTGGACGCACTAGATCACTCGTACCGAAACTACTTGCTACCTTGCGATATGCTGTATCTTTTTATGTGCTTTCATTACTTCACTAAAAAGTACATCGAAAGCTGTATCCAGTTTTCGCTTGGCTCCTTCTTCAGATAACCCCTTCGCTTGTTTCCATATTACTTTTGGCTGATTTTCCCTCGCCTTTCTTTTCATAATTTATTTTTGTTCGTGATGCCACGAAAGGTGGTTATTGTGGTGTAATTTTATTTCCTTATTATTTTCTAACACTATGCCTCGTTTTAAATTCACTACAATAACTCCCAATGTTTTCTTTGCGTGACAATTGGGACACAAAATCCAAATATTATCCGCCTCCTCGGTCCCGCCGCTACTCTTGTCTATAATGTGGTCCGCGTGAGAAAATTTTCGTTTTGTCCCATCTTCGGAACTATATTCAAATGAAAATCCACAAATCTGGCATGCATAATTTTCTAGAATTTTTATTCGCTCCTTTTGTGCGGCACTATCACAACGAACTCGATAACTTCCCTCCCTCTCTGTATAAGCCTTACCAATCGGCTTAAAATCTTTAACTAATTTAATTAATTCCTCTCGGCTTTTACCCCTCTCGCTTTCTACAACATCATCCGCGGCTAGCATATCTTCAAGCTCCTCTATTTTATTCTCTTGAATTTCAGTATTTCGCTTAACCGCTTTTTTGGCCTCTTCATTGAAGGCGGAACTAAGCCGTCGCGCTACGTTAAATATAAAATCATCAGTGCCCCAACTAAAGGACGGGTCTTTGTATGCAAACGGCTCCGTTACTTGTTTATGCACTTTTTTGAACTCTGGATTTATTTTAATAACGTTACGAATTATCTCAGCGAACTCAAACAGAGACTTGTACCGTTGTCCCTGTGATCCGGAGATAATCATTTCGTAACTAACCATGCCTGCAAAAACTTTGTATTCTTTTGACTTAACGTGAATATGCTTCTCAGGATCATGGGCAGCTAGAAAAAAACTGACAAAGCGGTAGTCAAAATACGATTGTTTCTTATCTTGCGGAAAATACGTATTAATATTATTGATAAAATTATCTATGCGCTCATACACGTTTTTTCCACCGCCAAGTAATTTTCGCAACTCACCACGCACAAATTTAGGATTTTGCCTTGCGTAATCAATAAGCATCCGCTTTGGGAAGTAACTGCCGGACCCAATAAGATTGCGCGTATCTGCCAAGGCAAGCTCAAGCATATCAATAAAATTTTTAGCATCTAGATCAAAATATTTCCGGAAAGTAGCTACTGCTTGATATTTATAGCCCTCGTCTTTTTTATAAAATTCGGGGTCACGAAGTATGTATTCAGCGTACTTAGTTACGTATTCATTTATATTCTTTTCAATAAAATAATTAGAAATCATTGATTTATTTTATCACTCTATTTAGTTTTTATAAAACCGGAGTAAACACCAAAAACCCCCATGATTGGGGTTTTTGGACGCGCCTAGGCCTGCCTGCCGGCAGGCAGGTCACTTGCACCAAAACTAACTGCTCCCTGGGTAGGATTCGAACCTACGACCTTTCCGTTACACTTATCCTTCTATTGCTAGTAGGGGTGGACTATATCATCGTCCCTGCCTACGGCAGGCAGGCTTTCGGGACGCGAGGCGCTTCGTTCTCGACTTTTAGTCGGAACTACTCCCTTGCGGGATAGTCTCTA from the bacterium genome contains:
- a CDS encoding HNH endonuclease signature motif containing protein, with amino-acid sequence MISNYFIEKNINEYVTKYAEYILRDPEFYKKDEGYKYQAVATFRKYFDLDAKNFIDMLELALADTRNLIGSGSYFPKRMLIDYARQNPKFVRGELRKLLGGGKNVYERIDNFINNINTYFPQDKKQSYFDYRFVSFFLAAHDPEKHIHVKSKEYKVFAGMVSYEMIISGSQGQRYKSLFEFAEIIRNVIKINPEFKKVHKQVTEPFAYKDPSFSWGTDDFIFNVARRLSSAFNEEAKKAVKRNTEIQENKIEELEDMLAADDVVESERGKSREELIKLVKDFKPIGKAYTEREGSYRVRCDSAAQKERIKILENYACQICGFSFEYSSEDGTKRKFSHADHIIDKSSGGTEEADNIWILCPNCHAKKTLGVIVVNLKRGIVLENNKEIKLHHNNHLSWHHEQK